DNA sequence from the Nesterenkonia lutea genome:
CCGCTGCCGCCGTTGCAGGCCTTCGCGGGGACCACCGCGACGAAGATGGTGATCGCTCCACCCAGGGACCCGGAGTTCAAGGGCATGACCGAGCGCAACAACGGGTACTTCGAGACCAGCTTCCTGCCCGGCCGATCCTTCGCTTCACCGCAAGATTTCAACACCCAGATCAGCACGTGGATCACTGGCCGGGCCAATCAGCGCATGATCCGCAGCCTCGGGGACAGACCGGTCAACGTCCTGGGCCGAGATCTGGCGGCGATGACCGCGCTACCGCCCTCCCCACCTTCGACAGGTTTCTCGCACCAGGTGCGTCTGGCCCGGGACTACTATCTGCGGATCGATGCGAATGACTACTCGGTGGATCCGCGGTTCATCGGTCGGTTGGTCCAGGTCACCGCGACCTTGGACCGGGTGGTGGCCGTGTGTGACGGTGAGATCGCTGCTGATCACCGGCGGTGCTGGGCCCGAGCCCAGGTGATCACAGACCCGGCTCATGTGGGCACCGCGAAGGCCATGCGGGCTCATTACAACGACACCGTGCGCCACCAGGTGCGCGGGACCAAGGACACTGAGGTGGCCTACCGGCCGCTGAGCGTCTATGACGAGCTTTTCGGACTCACCCACACCACGGTGCCGGCTGATGATCACAGGAGTGCCGCATGAGTGCCACCAGTGGTGAGAAGATCGGCTCGACCCTGGCGCATCTGGTGAAGGTGATGAAGACTCCCACGATCGGCAGGGTCTGGGAAGACCTCGCCGAGATTGCCCGGGAGCAGGGCTGGTCCCACGAGGAATACCTCGCTGCTGTCTTGGAGCGCCAAGTCGCTGATCGAGAGGCCAACGGCACCGCTCTGCGGATCCAGACCGCGAAGTTCCCCGCGATCAAGACCCTCGAGGACTTCAACACCGACTATCAGCCCGGCCTGCGCCGTGACGTGCTGGCTCATCTGCAGAACACGAGCTTCGTGCCCAAGGCAGAGAACGTCATCCTGCTGGGACCCCCAGGGGTGGGTAAGACTCATCTGGGCATCGGGCTAGGAATCAAGGCCTGCCAGGCCGGGTACCCGGCGCTCTTCGACACTGCTGCGGGGTGGGTCAACCGGCTCAGCGACGCGCATCAGCGCCACGGTGGTCTGGATCAGGAGCTCAAAAGGCTTCGCAGGTACCGGCTGTTGATCATTGATGAGCTCGGCTATCTGCCCTTCGATGCTGATGCGGCGAATCTGTTCTTCCAACTGGTCGCTGCCCGCTATGAACAGGGGTCTTTGCTGATCACGAGCAACCTCTCCTTCGGCAGGTGGGGTGAGATCTTCAGCGATGACACCGTCGCGGCGGCGATGATCGATCGGCTGGTCCATCACGCGGAGGTCCTCACCCTCGATGGAGAGTCCTACCGCACACGGAGCCGCCGCGAGCTCATCGAGACCACTACCTCTAGAACCCCGTAAGGAAAACACGGCGTTCAGTTTTTACCCGTCGCTGAGTGTTCAGTTTTCGGCCGTCGTTGACACCTGGAATACAGGGCTAAGGGCACCAAGGCCAGAGAGAAGACGGAAAAGTCTGAGCTCAAGGCTCTTGTGAAGCATAAGCAGTGGCAGGCCAGTGACAAGACGGTTCCGGAACCATTCTCCGTGGCCGTGCTCAAACAGCGGATCCGGGCGACCCTTGCGGATGGCAACTTCCTCAACTGGGACCAATTTGAGGAAGTTGCGATGGGATATGGCGTAGATGCAGAGCTGCGTGGAGAGGGTGGACGTGGTATCACGTATCGCATGATGCGCGACGATGGGACCGGGCGTGATGAGTGGTTGGAAGAGGGCTCAGTGGGGGACCGTAGGCGAGCGTCCAAGCTGGGAACTGAGTTCATGATGGATGCGGTCGAGCGCGCGATCCAGCAGAACGCTAGGCAGAGGGCCCTATTGCTCAACGGGGTGCGACAACCCTCAGTGCCGCCGCGTGCTGCACCGAGTCGGGTGGCGGTCCTTCTCCAGGGCATTCTGGATGACTCTGGCGACGAGGCTGTAGCCTCGATGCAGGCACCCGGAGAGCAGCGTGGAGATGGGGAGGATCACGGCCCTGTGCAGCTCCCTATGCGCGTCTCGTGCCCTGACAGGAGGAACTCTGAGAGTCCTGAGGAGACGGAGCTTGCGCCGGCGTCTTCTGAAGCTCCTGCCCCGACGGGGTACGAGCAGCACCGTCAGCAGTTGACGCAGCGTCTGGCTGCCAAGGGGCTGAGGGAGGAGCTGGATTCTCATGGTCCGGAGTTCGGCTGGAATTAGCTCGTCCTGGAGCGAGACAGACAACCAGTTTCGTAAGGCTAAGATCTGGTCTTGCGATAGCTAGCTATTGCGCTTCTCAAGCGGGTAGACCTGG
Encoded proteins:
- the istB gene encoding IS21-like element helper ATPase IstB, producing the protein MKTPTIGRVWEDLAEIAREQGWSHEEYLAAVLERQVADREANGTALRIQTAKFPAIKTLEDFNTDYQPGLRRDVLAHLQNTSFVPKAENVILLGPPGVGKTHLGIGLGIKACQAGYPALFDTAAGWVNRLSDAHQRHGGLDQELKRLRRYRLLIIDELGYLPFDADAANLFFQLVAARYEQGSLLITSNLSFGRWGEIFSDDTVAAAMIDRLVHHAEVLTLDGESYRTRSRRELIETTTSRTP
- the istA gene encoding IS21 family transposase, which produces MITVEDWAEIRRLHFAESMPKKQIAEKLGVSRTTVYKALESSGPPKYQREPKGSIADEYVPEIHKLLKDTPRMPATVIAERIGWEHSMTVLKDKVRELRPLYTGVDPADRLVHRPGEAAQFDLWFPEPQIPVGFGQTRTLPVLVMTLTFSRFLTATMLPSRQSGDLLAGMWQLISGVGAVSKSLIWDREAAIAPKGRPLPPLQAFAGTTATKMVIAPPRDPEFKGMTERNNGYFETSFLPGRSFASPQDFNTQISTWITGRANQRMIRSLGDRPVNVLGRDLAAMTALPPSPPSTGFSHQVRLARDYYLRIDANDYSVDPRFIGRLVQVTATLDRVVAVCDGEIAADHRRCWARAQVITDPAHVGTAKAMRAHYNDTVRHQVRGTKDTEVAYRPLSVYDELFGLTHTTVPADDHRSAA